The region ACTTTTTCTGCCCCAGGTGCAGAAGATGATCCATTGGTTACGAAGAGTTATGTAGAAAAGAGAATAGAACAAATAAAATATTATATTGACCAAAAAATAGGCAATCAAAACACTGAGGTTGTATCTACATCTGAATTAGAAGTAGTAGAAGTAGAAAGTGGACAATCTCTAATAGGAATGGCAGGAACAGAGATAATACTTCGTGGTGGTAAGGGACAAGTTATAGCTGGAGAACTAGGTGGACTTTCAGATATTACAGGAGGAAAAGATCTAAAAATGGGAGAAATGGTACCTGCAAATCATCTCATGATAGTTCCTAGAAATGATAGAAGAGGAGTATTTGTAACTGAAAAGGCTATTTTCATGGTAAGAGGAGCTTATCAGATACAATAGAAAGAAGGGATATTTTTGGTTGTTTTAAGACCCTATAATGATGGGGATGAAGTTCAAATTGTTAAATTGTTTAATGAAGTTTTTAAACATAATAGAACAGTGGATTATTGGCACTGGCAATTTTTAGAGAGCCCTTATGGTAAGGCAACTATGGCTCTAGGAGATGCAGATGGGAAAATAATTGGTCAGTGTACATTACTTCCTTCAAAGATACAAGTAGGAGATAGTGAAATACTAGGTGGCCAATCAATAGATGCTATGGTACATCGGGACTTTAGAAGATGTGGATATTACGAAAACTTAGCGTTTATGTCTTATGATATTGGCACAGAATCTGGTATCAAGTTTAGATATGGTTTTCCTAGCCAAGCTGCTCTTCAAGGGATATTAGAAAAGCTTGGAGGTAGTTTAGTTAGTGATGTACCACTATATATGGATGTATATAGACTTGATAGACTAGTATCGTATTTTTTAAAGAGCAAGGTAGTGTCAAAGATATTATCAGCGCCTGTTAAGTTTTTAATATGGCTCTTTAAAGGAAAAAAGATAAAAAGTAAGAGAAAATATGAATTTAAAGAAGTTAAAAACTTTGGTAGTGAATTTGATGAGTTTTGGGATAGGGTTAAATCCAATTATCCTACTATGACTTCTAGAGAGAGTTCTTTTCTCAATTGGAGGGTGGCAAATCATCCTACTATAGAATACAAAACTTTTGCTGCGTATTATGATGGCAGACTTAGAGGATATATTGTACTTAAGGACGAAGAAAAGATGGTAAGGGGAAAATATCCTTTGAAGATTGGCAGTGTTGTAGACATAATTGGAGAAGATGAAGATACCTATATTGGCCTTTATGAAAGAGCCAAGGACCATTTTAAATCTATAGATGTGGATTTTGTATTGAGTTGGATACTAGATGGAATGTACTATGGTGATACACTAAAGAAATTGGGTTTTATAAAGACAAAAAGTAGAATTCCATTTGCGGTAAAGAATTTGACTTTAGATAGTTCTATAGATGAATATATTTTTAATGAAGAAAATTGGTATCTGATGCCAATTGAAGCAGATACTTATTAGAGGGGGATTTAAATTGTTAAAAAAAATAATAAAGGCAATACTTAAGTACCCTTTAATTCTTATAAATAGGGTATACACCTATTTTTATTACAAAAACAGTGAAGCAAATGAAAACTATCTTGTAGATGATATGTTTGAAGGGAAAAATAAGGTTTTAGTAGTAGCACCTCATGTAGATGACGAAACTATTGGTGCTGGTGGAGCATTGATTAAACATAGAGACAATGAAGATACTATAAGTATTGTATATGTATCAGATGGTGGAGGAAGCACTACTGAACACTCAAGGGAACAGTTAATTGAAGAGAGAAAGTCTGAAGGAATGGGAGTTAAGGACTTTTTACATGGAAAAAGCATATATTTTTTAGATGAACCTGATGGAAGTGTAAATTCAAATAGTGAAGAATTGATTTCTAATTTAGTAAAAATACTAGAAGTGGAAAATCCAAGTGTTATATATACTCCATTTTTAATTGATGGACATACTGATCATGTAGAAACTACTAAGAGCATCATAAAGGCAGTGGAAAGATGGAACAGTGATTTTTCAAGTATCTACATGTATGAGGTGAATTGTCCTATTATACCTAAATTGGTCAATAGTATATGTTCTATAGACAAAAACACATATGATGAAAAAGAAAATATGTATAAAATATTTAAATCTCAATGGGCAATGGGTTTTAGTGTATTTAGCTTATTGAATAGGAGAAAAAAGTTAATTGTTGGGGAAAGCTATGGAGGAGAAGTATTTGTTAAGACCAATGTAGAAAGTAGTATAAAGGCTATGGAAGCTCTTAGAGAAAATGGATTTTTACCAGAACAATTTAAACAATTAAGTAGTGAGTACAACCTTCTTATGGCTTTTAGGAGGAATGCTGATTTGAGAGAAAAATACAGCAATATTGTAGGGAATACTATTATAGAAGAAGTTGCAAAGTAGTAAATAAGTATAGGATAGGAAAATGTATTGTGATATAATGTAAGATACGTTTATTTCATTAAAGCTTGAAAGGAGGAAGGCTCACATTAGAGCTAGGATATAATGAAAGTACTTCATCTAATAAGTGGTGGGGACACAGGAGGAGCAAAGACTCATGTGATCTCATTAGTAAAAGGGCTAGGCGAATATGTAGATGCTAAAATTGTATGTTTCATCGAAGATGCCTTCTATAAAGAAGCCGTAGAAGCTGGACTCAATATAGAGGTATATAAACAAAAAAAGAGATATGATATGTCAGTTATATCAAAACTCAAAGAAGAAATACTTAGAGAAGGCTATGATATTATCCATTGTCACGGGGCAAGGGCTAATTTTATTGCAATGTTTTTAAAAAACAAAGTAAAAGTACCTTTCATAACCACTGTACATAGCGATTATAAATTAGATTTCAAAGACAATCCTTATAAAAAGATTGTATATACAACTATAAACTCTACAGCACTTAAAAAATTCGATTATTATATTGCCATTTCTTCAAATTTTAAGAGGATGCTAGTAGATAGGGGATTTGACGGAGATAGAATATTTACTGTATACAATGGTATTGATTTGAAGGGTAAAATCGACTATGTCTCAAGAGAAGAGTTTTTAGATAGATATGATATTAATGGAGAAGATAAGACTATTGTAGGGATTATGGCAAGATTGGATTTAGTGAAAGATCATGAAACTTTCATTAAAGCTGCCAGAATTGTACTAGATGAGAGAAAGGATGTACTGTTTTTAATAGCAGGAACAGGAAATGATGAAGAAAGGCTAAAATCCATGGTAGAAGAAATGGGTATAGGGGATAATGTTAAGTTTTTAGGATATATAAAAGACCCATACTCCTTTTTCAATACTATAGATATAAATACACTAACCTCTGTAAGCGAGAGTTTTCCTTATGTAATTTTAGAAGGTGCAAGACTCAAAAAGACCATAATAAGTACTGATGTAGGTGGTATAGGAGATTTGATTAAAAATGGATACAATGGCTGGTTAATAAATGTGGGAGATAGTGAAGCTTTGGCAAAGTGTATAAATTCATTTTTAACAGACAAGAGTAGGATTAATCTACTAGGTGAAAATCTTTATAAAACTGTAGAAGAAGGTTTTTCATCTGATAAAATGGCACTAAATCATTTTCAAATATACGAGAAAATAATAGAAAATAGGAGGTAGGATAAATGAAAATAATAAATGAAAAAGGTAAGTTATTTGGAATAATAAATATTATAGATTTAATAGTTATTGTAGTTTTGGCACTTTTAATAACTGGAGGAGTAAAAAGAGTAAGAACAACAAGACCAGACAT is a window of Anaerosalibacter sp. Marseille-P3206 DNA encoding:
- a CDS encoding GNAT family N-acetyltransferase, whose translation is MVVLRPYNDGDEVQIVKLFNEVFKHNRTVDYWHWQFLESPYGKATMALGDADGKIIGQCTLLPSKIQVGDSEILGGQSIDAMVHRDFRRCGYYENLAFMSYDIGTESGIKFRYGFPSQAALQGILEKLGGSLVSDVPLYMDVYRLDRLVSYFLKSKVVSKILSAPVKFLIWLFKGKKIKSKRKYEFKEVKNFGSEFDEFWDRVKSNYPTMTSRESSFLNWRVANHPTIEYKTFAAYYDGRLRGYIVLKDEEKMVRGKYPLKIGSVVDIIGEDEDTYIGLYERAKDHFKSIDVDFVLSWILDGMYYGDTLKKLGFIKTKSRIPFAVKNLTLDSSIDEYIFNEENWYLMPIEADTY
- a CDS encoding PIG-L deacetylase family protein — encoded protein: MLKKIIKAILKYPLILINRVYTYFYYKNSEANENYLVDDMFEGKNKVLVVAPHVDDETIGAGGALIKHRDNEDTISIVYVSDGGGSTTEHSREQLIEERKSEGMGVKDFLHGKSIYFLDEPDGSVNSNSEELISNLVKILEVENPSVIYTPFLIDGHTDHVETTKSIIKAVERWNSDFSSIYMYEVNCPIIPKLVNSICSIDKNTYDEKENMYKIFKSQWAMGFSVFSLLNRRKKLIVGESYGGEVFVKTNVESSIKAMEALRENGFLPEQFKQLSSEYNLLMAFRRNADLREKYSNIVGNTIIEEVAK
- a CDS encoding glycosyltransferase family 4 protein; this encodes MKVLHLISGGDTGGAKTHVISLVKGLGEYVDAKIVCFIEDAFYKEAVEAGLNIEVYKQKKRYDMSVISKLKEEILREGYDIIHCHGARANFIAMFLKNKVKVPFITTVHSDYKLDFKDNPYKKIVYTTINSTALKKFDYYIAISSNFKRMLVDRGFDGDRIFTVYNGIDLKGKIDYVSREEFLDRYDINGEDKTIVGIMARLDLVKDHETFIKAARIVLDERKDVLFLIAGTGNDEERLKSMVEEMGIGDNVKFLGYIKDPYSFFNTIDINTLTSVSESFPYVILEGARLKKTIISTDVGGIGDLIKNGYNGWLINVGDSEALAKCINSFLTDKSRINLLGENLYKTVEEGFSSDKMALNHFQIYEKIIENRR